Proteins encoded by one window of Erysipelothrix rhusiopathiae:
- a CDS encoding ABC transporter ATP-binding protein, protein MNFAVLDRICVSYDGKHNVLQDLDLEIREGELLSLLGPSGCGKSTTLRTIAGFNTIRSGTFYVEDKKMNDVKINDRDFGMVFQSYALFPHLSIRENIAFGLKQRKVSREAMNGEVESMAKTCGLTELLDRYPNQLSGGQQQRVALARALVIKPKLLLLDEPLSNLDAQLRIQMREEIRRIQQELKITTVFVTHDQDECFAISDRVAIMNNGKIEQLDAPEVIYSNPKTHYVAEFVGFENIKRIEDMKFLNNGKGLITSEDESTSTSFGIRPSEIILGTGINEIVGKVVSVAYLGSCYQYQVDTECGVFKLCTQEKLQIDSVVPFRLDPKSIIFI, encoded by the coding sequence ATGAATTTTGCAGTATTAGATCGTATTTGTGTTTCCTATGACGGAAAACACAATGTGCTTCAAGACTTAGATTTAGAAATAAGAGAAGGTGAGCTATTATCATTATTGGGTCCTTCAGGATGTGGTAAATCCACAACATTACGCACAATCGCGGGATTTAATACGATTCGTTCGGGCACTTTCTATGTAGAAGATAAAAAAATGAATGACGTTAAAATAAATGATCGTGATTTTGGAATGGTATTTCAAAGTTATGCATTGTTTCCACATTTAAGTATTCGCGAAAATATTGCATTTGGTTTAAAACAGCGTAAAGTAAGTCGTGAAGCAATGAATGGTGAAGTGGAATCGATGGCAAAAACGTGTGGACTCACTGAACTTCTTGATCGTTATCCAAATCAGTTATCAGGTGGACAACAACAACGTGTTGCGCTAGCGCGTGCACTTGTCATTAAGCCAAAGTTATTGTTGCTTGATGAACCGCTTAGCAATCTTGACGCACAATTACGTATTCAGATGCGAGAAGAAATTCGAAGAATACAACAAGAACTTAAAATTACAACAGTATTTGTTACTCATGATCAAGATGAATGTTTTGCAATCAGTGATCGCGTTGCTATTATGAATAATGGCAAAATCGAACAACTCGATGCACCAGAGGTTATTTACTCAAATCCTAAAACGCATTATGTTGCGGAATTTGTTGGATTTGAGAACATAAAACGAATTGAAGATATGAAGTTTTTAAATAATGGAAAGGGTCTAATTACATCCGAAGATGAGTCAACTTCAACATCATTTGGCATTCGACCATCCGAAATTATCTTAGGAACTGGCATCAATGAAATAGTGGGTAAAGTAGTATCCGTTGCATATCTTGGTAGTTGCTATCAATACCAAGTCGATACTGAATGTGGCGTGTTTAAATTATGTACACAGGAGAAACTACAAATCGATTCAGTGGTTCCCTTTAGATTAGATCCAAAGTCAATTATTTTTATTTAG
- a CDS encoding ABC transporter permease, producing MNRNRFLDSIAYLAIAFIGLPLLIITVTAFGEAPIIEFPIQGFTMKWFIKVFQSQVFMDSFVLSLRISVLATILCMVIAIPASYALVVTKGKWSERFKSIFLAPSLIPSIVLAYALFQYLVIQLHISLNMALIIGHMLIVFPYTIRIICASLHDFDLSIHEASIILGCGQLEGFIKVVLPNIKDALLSASIMGFINSFNNLPVSMYLKGPGMNTLPGALMNHIEYNFDPIVSALSVILMVFTMVLMIIMDKGLSRKGAKI from the coding sequence ATGAATAGAAATCGATTTTTGGACAGTATCGCATACCTTGCAATTGCATTTATTGGCTTGCCGCTTCTGATTATAACCGTTACTGCATTTGGGGAAGCACCTATAATTGAATTTCCTATTCAGGGATTTACGATGAAATGGTTTATTAAAGTCTTCCAGTCTCAAGTTTTTATGGATAGTTTTGTTTTAAGTTTGAGAATCTCAGTACTTGCGACGATTCTATGTATGGTAATTGCGATTCCAGCCTCTTATGCATTAGTAGTAACAAAAGGCAAATGGAGTGAACGGTTTAAATCAATATTCTTAGCACCATCTCTGATTCCATCAATCGTTCTTGCCTATGCACTCTTTCAATACTTAGTGATTCAACTTCATATCAGTTTGAATATGGCACTTATTATTGGACATATGTTGATTGTATTCCCATATACGATACGCATTATATGTGCATCGCTTCATGATTTTGATTTGAGTATCCATGAGGCATCCATTATTCTGGGGTGTGGCCAATTGGAGGGGTTTATTAAAGTAGTTCTACCAAATATTAAAGATGCTTTACTCTCTGCAAGTATTATGGGATTTATTAATTCATTTAATAATTTACCAGTATCTATGTATCTCAAAGGACCTGGAATGAATACCTTACCGGGAGCATTGATGAATCATATTGAATATAATTTTGATCCCATTGTAAGTGCACTATCCGTTATTCTCATGGTATTTACCATGGTATTGATGATTATCATGGATAAAGGATTAAGTAGAAAAGGAGCCAAAATTTGA
- a CDS encoding ABC transporter permease has protein sequence MKRFKNSVYLFPGLFLVIVFMIIPLVITIMPTFINNGFTIENYTAVLTDSFYQSILIRTIRIGLVTTLVCFLLGFPTAYFIVTGSALRRKLTMALVLFPLFTNAVIRGFAWITILGKNGFLNQLLLGMKLIHEPIGFMYTEFSIIIGSVYLFLPVMVNTLVSVLSKVDGKLIEAAQTLGAKRGTIFKEIVLPLSFPGIVLGSVLVFTGTISAYVTPSLLGGNKNMMLSTLLYQQSNELMNWQSASVFAFIMILLSAGVMRMMTYLSNRVDKRGVSHE, from the coding sequence ATGAAACGTTTTAAAAATTCGGTGTATCTGTTTCCGGGATTATTTCTTGTAATTGTTTTTATGATAATTCCACTTGTAATAACCATTATGCCCACATTTATCAATAATGGTTTTACGATTGAAAACTATACCGCCGTACTTACGGATTCGTTTTATCAAAGTATTTTGATACGAACAATTCGAATTGGTCTTGTTACTACCTTAGTTTGCTTCTTATTGGGTTTTCCAACAGCTTACTTCATTGTAACGGGATCAGCATTGAGACGAAAATTAACGATGGCGCTCGTATTGTTTCCATTATTCACAAACGCGGTGATTCGCGGATTTGCATGGATTACAATTTTAGGTAAAAATGGTTTTCTGAATCAGTTATTACTCGGTATGAAATTGATTCATGAACCAATCGGATTTATGTATACAGAATTTTCGATTATTATCGGTTCTGTTTATTTATTTCTTCCCGTTATGGTTAATACCTTAGTCTCTGTTTTATCTAAGGTTGATGGAAAGCTCATTGAAGCTGCACAAACACTAGGAGCTAAAAGGGGTACAATTTTTAAAGAAATTGTCTTACCACTCTCTTTTCCGGGTATTGTCTTAGGTTCGGTTCTAGTCTTTACAGGTACGATTAGCGCCTACGTAACACCTTCATTACTTGGTGGTAATAAGAATATGATGCTTTCGACGCTTTTGTATCAACAGTCAAATGAACTGATGAATTGGCAATCTGCAAGTGTCTTTGCATTTATTATGATTTTGTTATCAGCAGGCGTAATGAGAATGATGACATACCTCAGTAATAGAGTTGATAAAAGGGGGGTATCTCATGAATAG
- a CDS encoding phosphopentomutase: MKKFDRIITVVMDSVGAGAAHDAAKFGDVGTDTLGHIADAMNGLNMPNLEQLGLGNLHNIKGVLPVSKPKAYYTKMIEASNGKDTMTGHWEMMGLYIENPFITFTETGFPKELLEELQERTGYEIIGNKAASGTEILDELGEEHMATKKMIVYTSADSVLQIAAHEDVFGLDELYRCCEIARELTMKDEWKVGRVIARPFVGEGKGAFKRTSNRHDYALKPFGKTALDSLKENGNDVISVGKISDIFDGEGITESYRTKSNEHGMEETIRITKDHDFNGFMFVNLVDFDAMYGHRRDPIGYGKALEAFDVQLGTLLQHIGDRDLLIITADHGNDPTHTGSDHTREEVPVLYYSPSLQGKGMLEKNNTFSDLGATVVDNFGAKPTEYGTSVLDQLK; the protein is encoded by the coding sequence ATGAAGAAATTTGATCGAATTATTACAGTAGTGATGGATTCAGTTGGAGCCGGAGCAGCACATGATGCTGCGAAATTTGGCGATGTAGGTACAGACACTTTAGGCCATATTGCGGACGCAATGAATGGTTTAAATATGCCTAACCTTGAGCAACTTGGACTCGGTAATTTGCATAATATTAAAGGTGTTTTACCGGTATCGAAACCTAAAGCATACTATACAAAAATGATTGAGGCTTCGAATGGTAAGGATACGATGACAGGTCACTGGGAAATGATGGGACTCTATATTGAAAACCCATTTATCACATTTACCGAAACAGGTTTTCCGAAAGAACTTTTAGAAGAACTTCAAGAACGTACGGGTTATGAAATTATTGGTAATAAGGCAGCAAGTGGTACTGAAATTTTAGATGAGTTGGGTGAAGAACACATGGCGACGAAAAAGATGATCGTCTATACTTCCGCTGATTCTGTACTTCAAATTGCAGCGCACGAAGATGTTTTTGGACTTGATGAACTTTATCGATGCTGTGAAATTGCTCGTGAATTGACAATGAAGGATGAATGGAAAGTTGGTCGCGTCATTGCTCGTCCATTTGTGGGTGAGGGCAAAGGTGCTTTCAAACGCACTTCAAACCGTCATGACTATGCGCTTAAACCTTTTGGGAAAACTGCTTTAGATTCACTTAAGGAAAACGGTAATGATGTTATCAGTGTCGGAAAAATTTCAGATATTTTTGATGGCGAAGGGATTACTGAGTCATACCGTACAAAGAGTAATGAGCACGGGATGGAAGAAACAATCCGAATTACTAAAGACCATGATTTTAATGGATTTATGTTTGTAAATCTTGTGGATTTTGATGCAATGTATGGTCACCGTCGTGATCCAATTGGTTACGGTAAAGCTTTAGAAGCTTTCGATGTGCAGCTCGGTACTTTACTACAACATATTGGTGATCGTGATTTACTTATTATTACAGCTGATCACGGTAATGATCCAACGCACACCGGCTCAGATCACACACGTGAAGAAGTACCCGTTCTCTATTATTCTCCTTCATTACAAGGTAAGGGTATGTTAGAAAAAAATAATACGTTCTCTGATTTAGGTGCAACCGTTGTAGATAATTTCGGTGCAAAACCTACGGAGTATGGTACATCAGTTCTTGATCAGTTAAAATAA
- a CDS encoding tyrosine-type recombinase/integrase, which yields MKNKANDFIHYLQFIDPKAALTVASYRNDLNQYIEYLEHESVSSLESVDAEVIRKYIDDIKNDYAASTIQHKIVVIRQFHQYLLNSGQLQHDPTAFVSLKNKGTRLPTIVSDDTIRKLFSFDRVTGKDFMDYAILLLLYRCGLRVSECVHLEFSQVYLDQKWLRILGKGNKERMIPLSIDAIDGLSEYINIIRPQWMIQPTEQIFINAKGKGISRQYIDSMIKSRCKEMGILTPISAHTLRHSFATAILDTGVDLRIIQELLGHQDISTTQIYTHVNKKTLKREYDQFLKGGFSNQGGNRDEEI from the coding sequence ATGAAAAACAAAGCTAATGATTTTATTCACTACCTCCAATTTATTGACCCTAAAGCAGCATTAACCGTTGCATCTTATCGAAATGACTTAAATCAGTATATTGAGTATTTAGAGCACGAATCAGTTTCATCACTTGAATCTGTTGATGCTGAAGTAATTCGAAAATATATTGATGATATAAAGAATGACTATGCCGCATCAACAATACAGCATAAGATTGTAGTGATACGTCAGTTTCATCAATATTTACTGAACAGTGGTCAATTGCAACATGATCCAACAGCATTTGTTTCACTTAAAAACAAAGGGACTCGATTGCCTACAATTGTTTCAGATGATACGATCCGTAAACTTTTTTCTTTTGATCGAGTCACTGGAAAAGACTTTATGGATTACGCGATTTTATTGCTGCTTTACCGATGTGGCTTGCGTGTTTCAGAATGTGTTCATCTCGAGTTTTCGCAAGTGTATCTTGATCAAAAATGGTTACGAATTCTAGGTAAAGGAAATAAAGAACGCATGATTCCTTTATCTATTGATGCCATTGATGGCTTAAGTGAATATATAAATATAATTCGTCCGCAGTGGATGATTCAACCAACAGAGCAAATATTTATTAACGCAAAAGGCAAGGGAATATCAAGACAATACATCGATTCTATGATAAAATCTAGATGTAAAGAAATGGGAATTTTAACTCCTATTTCAGCGCATACTTTGCGACATAGTTTCGCAACAGCTATCTTAGACACAGGCGTAGACTTGCGTATTATTCAAGAACTCCTCGGTCATCAAGATATCTCAACAACCCAGATTTATACTCACGTCAATAAAAAAACATTAAAGCGAGAGTATGATCAGTTTTTAAAAGGTGGTTTTTCGAATCAAGGAGGGAATAGAGATGAAGAAATTTGA
- the dinB gene encoding DNA polymerase IV: MAQVIFHIDINAFYASAHLITDSSLYGKPVVVCSNQRGSVVTTASYEARSFGVNSAMPLAHAKRLCPNLEVIEVDFDLYQELSVKFMNIIRSYSAVMQPASIDECYVDMTEVIKKYEKPLDLAVEIQKNIWEALRLPISIGVAPNKFLAKMASDMQKPRGITVLRIREVSQKLWPLSIESMYGIGQKTVPKLKQIGIETIGDLARFNPDHLKSILGVNAQNFVQKANGYDHSVIDTDVTMKSIGQSKTFKDAMTDLDEIRNAILNELVEVKRRMERQDVVGKTVSFSIRLDDYKTATRSFTFDEYTRDQNLVFERLMSLYDEFEGEGGVSFISVTMTNLLPKDEIIEQLNIFDDLDEITVNDIIQRLNKELNQDLFKTTRSVLKEKSHEKQS, encoded by the coding sequence ATGGCACAAGTAATATTTCATATAGATATTAATGCGTTTTATGCAAGTGCTCATCTCATTACAGATTCAAGTTTATATGGAAAACCCGTAGTTGTTTGTAGTAACCAAAGAGGATCTGTTGTTACAACTGCATCCTATGAGGCGCGCTCATTTGGCGTTAATTCCGCAATGCCACTCGCACATGCCAAACGTCTTTGCCCTAATCTGGAAGTCATTGAAGTTGATTTTGATTTGTATCAAGAGTTATCGGTTAAATTTATGAATATTATTCGTTCTTATTCTGCTGTTATGCAACCTGCGAGTATTGATGAATGTTATGTTGATATGACAGAGGTTATAAAAAAATATGAGAAGCCACTCGATCTTGCCGTTGAAATTCAGAAAAATATCTGGGAAGCATTGCGACTTCCCATTTCTATTGGTGTAGCGCCAAATAAATTTCTAGCTAAGATGGCGAGCGACATGCAGAAACCTCGTGGTATTACAGTACTTAGAATTCGTGAAGTATCACAAAAATTATGGCCGCTTTCGATTGAATCAATGTACGGAATTGGTCAAAAAACGGTGCCTAAATTAAAACAAATTGGTATAGAGACCATTGGGGACCTTGCTCGTTTTAATCCCGATCATCTTAAGAGCATTTTGGGAGTCAATGCACAAAATTTTGTACAAAAAGCAAATGGATATGATCACTCAGTGATCGATACTGATGTGACCATGAAATCAATCGGTCAATCGAAAACATTTAAGGATGCGATGACTGATCTTGATGAGATTCGCAATGCGATCTTAAATGAATTGGTTGAAGTAAAGCGCCGGATGGAACGTCAAGATGTTGTTGGTAAGACCGTTTCATTCTCAATTCGACTCGATGATTATAAAACGGCAACCCGTTCCTTCACTTTTGATGAATATACAAGAGATCAAAATTTAGTTTTCGAGAGGCTTATGAGTTTATATGATGAATTTGAAGGGGAAGGCGGCGTATCTTTCATTTCAGTAACAATGACAAACTTATTGCCTAAAGATGAAATAATTGAACAGTTAAATATCTTTGATGATTTGGATGAAATTACGGTCAATGACATCATCCAGCGACTTAATAAGGAACTTAACCAAGATCTTTTTAAGACGACTCGATCTGTTCTTAAGGAGAAAAGTCATGAAAAACAAAGCTAA
- the recN gene encoding DNA repair protein RecN, with protein sequence MLTHLTIDNFVLIHHISVDFSDRFNVFTGETGAGKSLLVDALNFVSGQRSSASVVGKNGKSARVEVAFDLEKAINLKMKLVAFDLYDEDDEYAVISREMNLEGRSICKINQRVVNLSTVKSCLDGVLDIHSQHETQYLLNPKNHLKLLDEFAQNETERLYYNDLFRKYQEAQMRLRNLENSNINPDEIAFASFQLKEIHDLNPSIDDYHSIKESLEMLTNFEKTKSFVNDLEETLDGEQGVVGRLYEFLDTIDALPDQNLQERFKNVYYEVEDIRDELVRYNSGLVFDEYEYNLLQDRVYQYDQLIRKYGSLEGVFKKQDALIQQIEQAEHFDDFKTDLENEIEAMYDQLLEAARSLSETRIQAKSDLEHAIIEQLDDLLLENAQFVIALENSELTADGSESAHFLVSMNKGIMPSPLERVASGGELSRLMLGLKTIFSSIYGVSTIIFDEIDTGVSGRVALKIGSKMSSLSQTSQVLTISHLAAVAACADHHYLISKSEFEDDVVTDIKEITGQDRIHQMALIMSGNDTGASLNSAQELLKEGQQLKWHK encoded by the coding sequence ATGCTTACTCATTTAACGATAGATAATTTTGTTTTGATTCATCATATATCGGTTGACTTTTCAGATCGTTTCAACGTTTTCACCGGTGAAACTGGTGCAGGTAAATCGCTTCTCGTCGATGCATTAAATTTTGTCTCCGGACAGCGTAGCAGTGCATCTGTTGTTGGAAAAAACGGTAAAAGTGCACGTGTAGAGGTTGCTTTTGACCTTGAAAAAGCAATAAATCTTAAAATGAAACTCGTCGCTTTTGATTTGTATGATGAAGATGATGAGTACGCTGTTATTTCAAGAGAAATGAATCTTGAAGGACGTAGTATATGTAAAATAAACCAACGTGTTGTTAATCTATCGACGGTTAAATCGTGTTTGGATGGTGTACTCGATATTCATTCTCAACATGAGACACAATATCTACTGAACCCTAAAAACCATTTGAAATTACTCGATGAATTTGCCCAAAATGAAACGGAACGTTTGTATTACAATGATTTATTTAGGAAATATCAAGAAGCACAAATGCGTTTAAGAAATCTGGAAAACAGTAATATTAATCCTGATGAAATTGCATTCGCAAGTTTTCAACTTAAAGAGATACATGATTTAAATCCAAGCATTGATGACTATCATTCGATAAAGGAAAGTCTTGAAATGCTTACGAATTTTGAAAAGACGAAATCGTTTGTGAATGATCTCGAAGAGACATTGGATGGAGAGCAGGGTGTCGTTGGCCGTCTTTATGAATTTTTAGATACCATTGATGCTTTACCCGATCAAAATCTTCAGGAACGTTTTAAAAACGTCTATTATGAAGTGGAGGATATTCGCGACGAGTTAGTTCGTTATAACAGTGGTCTTGTTTTTGATGAGTATGAATACAATCTTTTACAAGATCGTGTTTATCAATATGATCAATTAATTCGTAAATATGGATCTCTTGAAGGTGTATTTAAGAAGCAAGATGCGCTTATCCAACAGATTGAACAAGCTGAACATTTCGATGATTTTAAAACTGATTTAGAGAATGAGATTGAGGCAATGTATGATCAACTGCTCGAAGCGGCCCGTAGCCTTTCTGAAACCAGAATTCAAGCGAAAAGTGATCTGGAACATGCTATTATCGAGCAACTTGATGACTTATTACTTGAAAATGCACAATTTGTAATTGCACTTGAAAATTCAGAATTAACAGCTGATGGTTCGGAATCTGCACATTTTCTCGTATCGATGAATAAAGGGATTATGCCATCGCCATTAGAACGTGTTGCAAGTGGTGGGGAACTTTCCCGATTGATGTTAGGACTTAAAACGATTTTCAGTTCGATTTATGGGGTTTCTACAATTATTTTTGATGAAATCGATACAGGTGTTAGTGGACGTGTTGCGCTTAAAATTGGTTCGAAAATGAGTAGTCTTTCTCAGACTTCTCAAGTGTTAACGATATCCCATTTAGCGGCGGTTGCAGCGTGTGCGGATCATCATTATCTTATATCTAAATCAGAATTCGAAGATGACGTTGTGACCGATATTAAAGAAATAACAGGGCAAGATCGAATTCACCAGATGGCATTAATTATGTCGGGTAATGATACGGGTGCATCGTTAAATTCTGCGCAAGAACTTCTAAAGGAAGGTCAACAATTAAAATGGCACAAGTAA
- a CDS encoding 1-deoxy-D-xylulose-5-phosphate synthase N-terminal domain-containing protein, whose amino-acid sequence MFEQFSKSYDFTSLTVDELEKLSDEIAVFLASKTRYEVDTIIENINVLETTLALHHVFDLNHDNIIFDGGKQVMVHKILTGRSEDLLLRNSGSMYLDDQNPMDRYSGGKPGEGLGVALAYAIEHPDVNNVIVLNDYALNYGITYESLVQISRFKPNLTIILIDEQQSLLRHYSSMDALIKSIRISKTYTGLKKDMKSLLDSNPISRPILATLTKIRDAVKETVLEPTIFKQFGVDYQGPMDGQNLKELIRVFELSKKYKGPHVIHVQTRLKNKKQRKLEFPTFKTDHDRAENYHTYLEAIDYQLTDIAQDDPDLYVLADTYKLKDYLPTFALTRPDHFIATSGSTQALVAIAHGLVQEGKHVIISIHASQVDGVVLQLRNQFSIKQCPITIIVNDSGLSPEGDTYRQGIFDLGVFSNLAHFKVYMGKSIVDTISILEQVIQEPQISVLRVPSGLEYVAPETALIPVRGWHIENDFSKESTGVILSFGPSIHSLKQRIDANQLDLGLINCSEILSVDHDILERIIAYKLKIVVYDVESTKSVLYQNVIQNLHQLKADNECINLHVSCLHLNKTSKDAKSSQKIHINNVFDYFQ is encoded by the coding sequence TTGTTTGAACAATTTAGCAAATCGTATGATTTTACGTCATTAACCGTTGATGAATTAGAAAAACTCAGTGATGAAATCGCTGTTTTTCTTGCGTCAAAAACACGATATGAAGTAGATACAATTATTGAAAATATCAATGTACTTGAAACAACACTTGCGCTCCATCATGTTTTTGATTTAAACCATGACAATATCATTTTCGATGGTGGTAAGCAAGTCATGGTTCATAAAATTCTTACAGGTAGATCTGAAGATTTGTTGCTTAGAAATTCTGGTTCCATGTATTTAGATGATCAAAATCCAATGGATCGTTATAGTGGTGGAAAACCTGGGGAAGGGTTGGGTGTGGCACTTGCATATGCTATTGAACATCCAGATGTTAATAATGTTATCGTTCTCAATGATTATGCTTTGAATTATGGCATTACTTATGAGTCGTTGGTTCAAATAAGTCGCTTTAAACCCAATCTAACCATTATCCTCATTGATGAACAACAATCGCTTTTAAGACATTACAGTTCGATGGATGCGTTAATCAAATCAATTCGCATCAGTAAAACCTATACCGGTTTAAAAAAAGATATGAAATCACTCCTAGATTCCAATCCTATTAGTCGACCAATCCTTGCGACGCTTACTAAAATACGAGATGCGGTCAAAGAAACTGTATTGGAACCCACAATATTTAAACAATTTGGTGTGGATTACCAAGGACCTATGGATGGTCAAAATCTTAAAGAGTTAATTCGTGTGTTTGAATTATCGAAAAAATATAAAGGTCCTCATGTAATTCATGTACAAACGCGCTTAAAGAATAAAAAACAACGCAAACTTGAATTTCCAACCTTTAAAACGGACCATGATCGAGCAGAAAATTATCATACGTATTTAGAAGCAATTGATTATCAATTAACAGATATTGCTCAAGATGATCCAGATTTATATGTTCTTGCGGATACTTACAAGTTAAAAGACTATTTGCCGACCTTTGCACTGACAAGACCTGATCACTTTATTGCAACATCGGGTTCAACACAGGCTTTAGTAGCAATTGCACACGGTCTTGTTCAAGAAGGAAAACACGTTATTATTTCAATTCACGCCTCTCAAGTCGATGGCGTCGTGTTGCAACTTCGAAATCAATTTTCAATCAAGCAGTGTCCAATTACTATAATTGTGAATGATTCCGGTCTTAGTCCGGAAGGGGATACATACCGACAAGGTATTTTTGATTTAGGTGTTTTTTCAAACCTTGCACACTTTAAAGTGTATATGGGGAAATCAATAGTTGATACGATTTCCATTTTAGAACAGGTAATTCAAGAACCACAAATTAGTGTTTTAAGAGTTCCATCAGGTCTAGAGTACGTTGCGCCGGAAACTGCTTTAATTCCGGTAAGGGGATGGCACATTGAAAATGATTTTAGTAAGGAAAGCACAGGGGTTATCCTGTCTTTTGGTCCATCCATCCACTCTCTTAAGCAAAGAATTGATGCCAATCAGTTAGATCTTGGATTGATTAATTGTTCTGAAATTTTATCTGTGGATCACGATATTTTAGAAAGAATTATTGCATATAAGCTTAAGATCGTAGTTTATGATGTAGAAAGCACAAAAAGTGTTCTTTATCAAAATGTTATTCAAAATCTTCATCAGCTAAAAGCAGATAATGAATGTATCAATTTACATGTCTCATGTCTCCATTTAAACAAGACTTCAAAAGATGCGAAATCATCTCAAAAGATTCATATAAACAATGTTTTCGATTATTTTCAATAG
- a CDS encoding polyprenyl synthetase family protein, translated as MIKDIDARLDAILEYYPKTSVVREAMTYSLMSGGKRLRPRLLLAMLEDFGCDYKLGLNPACALEMVHTYSLVHDDLPAMDDDDLRRFKPTNHKVFGEGVAILAGDALLTGAFTALSQSSLDSDVVGKCLEILARNAGNNGMILGQELDIDDHIDHIDDLVACYNLKTGCLFAGAFEMAVVIAGKDSYQKLAHDLGLTLGVAFQFQDDLLEVTKTSEQIGKSNQSDADRDKTTVVSLLGVEQAHTLTESYFSNIKDLLKQMNIENGNLKQIIDEMMSREL; from the coding sequence ATGATTAAAGATATTGATGCGCGTTTAGATGCGATTTTAGAGTATTATCCAAAAACATCTGTTGTTAGAGAAGCTATGACGTATTCGTTGATGAGTGGTGGAAAACGATTGAGGCCACGTCTTTTACTGGCGATGCTTGAGGATTTTGGATGTGATTATAAACTAGGATTAAATCCAGCATGTGCTCTTGAGATGGTTCATACTTATTCCCTTGTACATGATGATCTACCAGCTATGGATGATGATGATTTACGCCGTTTTAAACCAACCAATCATAAAGTGTTTGGTGAGGGCGTTGCAATTCTTGCCGGTGATGCACTCTTAACAGGAGCCTTTACAGCCTTATCACAATCTTCTTTAGATTCGGATGTCGTTGGGAAGTGTCTTGAAATTTTAGCTCGAAATGCGGGTAATAATGGAATGATTTTAGGTCAAGAATTGGATATCGATGATCATATCGATCATATTGATGATTTAGTTGCTTGTTATAATCTTAAAACAGGATGTTTATTTGCAGGGGCATTTGAAATGGCAGTCGTAATTGCAGGTAAAGATTCATATCAAAAACTTGCACATGATTTAGGTCTGACTCTCGGAGTTGCTTTCCAATTCCAAGATGATCTTCTTGAAGTTACGAAAACATCTGAGCAAATTGGAAAGAGTAATCAAAGTGATGCCGATCGTGATAAAACAACCGTGGTTAGTCTACTTGGTGTAGAGCAAGCCCACACTTTAACGGAATCGTATTTTTCAAATATTAAAGATTTATTAAAACAAATGAATATTGAAAATGGAAATCTGAAACAGATTATTGATGAAATGATGAGTCGCGAATTATAG
- the xseB gene encoding exodeoxyribonuclease VII small subunit — MNKDFNFEIAMARLAEIANELEKDSLPLDQAIVLFEEGLNLSKQCQERLSGYENQVKALVQKHQGDQND, encoded by the coding sequence ATGAATAAAGATTTTAATTTTGAAATTGCAATGGCGCGTCTTGCGGAAATTGCAAATGAATTAGAGAAGGATAGTTTACCTCTTGATCAAGCAATCGTTCTTTTCGAGGAAGGTCTTAATTTATCCAAGCAATGTCAGGAACGCTTAAGTGGTTATGAAAATCAAGTTAAAGCGTTAGTTCAAAAACACCAAGGGGATCAAAATGATTAA